Proteins encoded in a region of the Planococcus citri chromosome 1, ihPlaCitr1.1, whole genome shotgun sequence genome:
- the LOC135832191 gene encoding uncharacterized protein LOC135832191 gives MVSASEGMIYYCTVFLTALVFLTEASAITTNYEKSPAQNNKTNESHEISPHRTKLTPARGRSSLSKNQNQDRVNPLVLSKLKSTQKIEPITDVKLEPELLVPKNSGGENDIKDKGGGNTDDDDKTLSEQVADGKYGLIQHEIFTEKPQRPGIISYDINPEVPKDSVNNLGGLEPEDIWLAENHLLVLAGGGFNTGMQTQWKPIDNYIAPKRPVKLSVNPKVPPPFPVQLSENGPIEFLKPMNGVGGAPGLSFVPFFNPLSTPLAGIGGNKTQSFPQPLYGKLPNFAQYGPPGVPQLKPGSFPPAQPPSLAKPPPGSEFIPPYLGSNITDAIDEDDPSLYYPPPYDFFYPVDNSSKVPPGPLVPGIVLPPPPDFFTLLTNKTAKSQNFPATRPKPLYKPTYPYKSAKQLTYPQFNDEDLAPKVKPVPSTEKPKEQTTFINYDDIINEVTYPDAKHDKITYSDIKVNKVGTDEIDDWIPIPAPKPFYITGARKPSQNTLLVMMDPPYAGRAPKTGYAYDRPGNPLKIVTIDQSKIEPTTKRTKIKFSNYLDRFPSDEEFRSTTPVTPLVPTARRPPKTEYYTSTSAPPAASVFNTPGHTAGVDTIKATYYFYEEPEFPKTKTPAITNTGYTSQPFSTTTPLPIKNYNNDFNSNAAAVAAIKSELPEKPQLQVVNHESKRKPITPMIPIYYLAELENIVDLIKPMNLPYQSNKNAYYTTTSKPTYSVGKPNYDRPTPRPIFEYSYVASDYSGPTNQLAQSTPQPYQDPYPSHFNYNPYYPQQPYQPIYNPIDYSKPIQTTIAPLLNSIFSDKPLFSSNGAQYQFPQHGQKATNDYDSFDRPWVPNTQYSQLSYPTDNPYYAFFTKEEEDLIDENTKKYFTIFGQKIRNVDSTTPIPIQTASSTTTTRWNHDRDRDRDRGRDRDRQSTVKYSKPSTQASQPITSNYLNRPNNYGLNYYTSTVPYTPEYTTVKSRYQHPNSVSSTSTAAAVASTTSHQTNVGAPAESQKLPISLEGDTLVNYVTPLAQDPDAEYITPKLSKQHIRPIVVEDLPPDVNERLKNLMNSPKYLDRFKPKQVIPSSSTNRYRYLLIDDQRQQQQQEQHETNNDKDPYENFDYQQPYQNTELTQSSTPISLESDILVNYQGSKLPINPNAEYIDSPSSTQKLREKEDESYPIGDQSSQKPKSISLHNDILVNYQNKEQLTINPEAEYIDTNDNEKTTSNNAAAAAAAGATNTNNAVSYKYPAVEHGHFYFLTPQETHLTQLENESYNFQSDVEKPGGYFKRKPRKDQSIENTTVKSR, from the coding sequence ATGGTATCAGCATCGGAAGGAATGATCTACTACTGTACAGTGTTCCTAACGGCGCTGGTATTTCTAACCGAAGCGAGTGCCATAACCACCAACTACGAAAAATCACCAGCTCAAAACAATAAAACCAACGAATCACACGAAATATCGCCTCACCGTACCAAACTCACGCCAGCCAGAGGTCGAAGTAGTCTATCCAAGAATCAAAATCAAGACCGAGTCAATCCGCTAGTACTGAGCAAGCTGAAATCGACTCAGAAAATCGAACCCATCACCGACGTTAAATTAGAACCGGAACTTCTGGTTCCGAAAAATTCGGGAGGCGAAAATGACATCAAAGATAAAGGCGGAGGTaacaccgacgacgacgacaaaacGCTTTCCGAACAAGTAGCAGATGGGAAATACGGTCTGATACAGCACGAGATATTTACTGAGAAACCGCAACGTCCGGGCATCATAAGCTACGACATCAATCCGGAGGTTCCCAAGGACAGCGTTAATAATCTCGGCGGTCTAGAGCCAGAAGATATTTGGCTAGCGGAAAACCACCTGTTGGTGCTGGCCGGTGGAGGTTTCAATACTGGTATGCAAACGCAATGGAAACCTATCGATAACTACATCGCACCTAAACGTCCCGTTAAACTTTCCGTTAATCCCAAAGTTCCACCTCCGTTTCCGGTACAGCTCAGCGAAAACGGACCTATCGAATTTCTTAAACCAATGAATGGCGTTGGCGGTGCTCCTGGTCTATCTTTCGTACCATTTTTCAATCCTTTGTCTACACCGTTAGCTGGTATAGGTGGCAATAAAACGCAATCCTTTCCTCAACCTTTGTACGGTAAACTCCCCAATTTCGCTCAATACGGCCCGCCTGGAGTACCACAACTCAAACCAGGATCTTTTCCACCAGCGCAGCCTCCTTCATTGGCTAAACCTCCTCCTGGATCAGAATTCATACCTCCTTATCTCGGTAGCAATATCACGGATGCTATAGACGAAGACGATCCATCGTTATACTATCCTCCACCTTATGATTTCTTCTATCCGGTCGACAACTCATCTAAGGTACCTCCGGGTCCGTTGGTGCCTGGTATTGTGTTACCTCCTCCTCCAGACTTCTTTACTCTGCTCACCAATAAAACTGCAAAATCCCAAAACTTTCCCGCCACTAGACCCAAACCACTGTACAAACCAACCTACCCATATAAATCAGCCAAGCAACTCACCTACCCTCAATTCAACGACGAAGATTTGGCTCCCAAAGTCAAACCAGTTCCATCAACTGAAAAACCCAAAGAGCAAACTACTTTCATCAATTACGACGATATCATCAACGAGGTAACCTACCCAGACGCTAAACACGATAAAATAACATACTCCGATATAAAAGTGAATAAAGTTGGTACTGATGAGATCGATGACTGGATACCTATTCCGGCTCCCAAACCTTTCTACATCACCGGTGCGAGGAAACCATCTCAGAATACTTTGCTGGTAATGATGGATCCTCCATACGCAGGACGTGCACCAAAAACTGGTTACGCTTACGATAGACCAGGAAATCCGTTGAAAATCGTCACCATTGATCAATCGAAAATCGAACCAACTACCAAGAGaacgaaaatcaaattttccaattatctAGATCGGTTCCCATCTGATGAAGAGTTCCGTTCGACGACACCAGTAACTCCGTTGGTGCCAACAGCCAGGAGACCTCCAAAAACAGAATATTACACATCCACTTCAGCACCACCAGCTGCTTCGGTATTCAATACACCGGGACATACAGCCGGAGTTGATACGATAAAGGCGACTTATTACTTCTACGAAGAGCCAGAATTTCCCAAGACTAAAACGCCAGCCATTACCAATACTGGCTACACGAGTCAACCGTTCAGCACAACGACTCCTTTACCAATCAAAAACTACAACAACGATTTTAATTCTAACGCAGCGGCGGTCGCAGCAATAAAATCCGAACTCCCCGAAAAACCTCAATTGCAGGTAGTAAATCACGAATCAAAACGTAAACCTATTACGCCGATGATACCGATCTACTATTTAGCTGAATTGGAAAACATTGTAGATCTCATTAAACCGATGAATTTACCATATCAAAGCAATAAAAATGCTTATTACACGACTACCTCAAAACCAACATACTCAGTGGGTAAACCGAACTACGATAGGCCAACACCTCGACCTATATTCGAGTACAGCTACGTAGCATCTGACTACAGCGGACCCACCAATCAGCTAGCTCAATCAACTCCGCAACCATACCAGGATCCGTATCCTTCGCATTTCAACTACAATCCATATTATCCTCAACAGCCATATCAACCGATCTACAACCCTATCGACTACTCGAAACCAATTCAGACGACAATCGCACCCTTACTCAACTCCATATTCAGCGATAAACCGCTATTCTCCTCAAATGGTGCTCAGTACCAATTCCCTCAACATGGTCAAAAAGCAACCAACGATTACGATTCTTTCGATCGTCCATGGGTACCGAATACACAATACAGTCAACTTAGCTACCCAACGGACAATCCTTACTACGCGTTCTTCACCAAAGAAGAGGAAGACCTTATCGACGAAAATACCAAGAAATACTTCACtatatttggccaaaaaatcagaaacgtCGATTCGACGACGCCGATACCAATACAAACGGCGTCGTCGACTACGACAACTCGATGGAATCACGATCGGGATCGGGATCGAGATCGTGGTCGCGATCGCGATCGTCAGAGCACCGTTAAGTACTCGAAGCCAAGTACGCAAGCTAGTCAACCTATTACATCTAATTATCTAAACAGGCCCAACAACTACGGTCTAAATTACTACACCTCCACTGTGCCTTACACACCCGAATACACGACCGTAAAATCGCGTTATCAACATCCGAACAGCGTTAGCAGTACCTCCACCGCCGCCGCTGTCGCATCGACGACCTCCCATCAAACCAACGTCGGCGCACCGgcagaatctcaaaaattacccatatcgCTCGAAGGTGATACATTAGTCAATTACGTAACTCCTCTGGCTCAAGATCCGGACGCCGAGTACATAACGCCTAAACTTTCAAAGCAACATATACGTCCTATTGTCGTCGAAGATCTACCACCAGATGTCaatgaacgtttgaaaaatctaatGAATTCGCCCAAATACTTGGACAGGTTCAAACCCAAACAAGTCATTCCCAGCAGCTCTACTAATCGATATAGATATCTTTTAATCGATGATCAAcgacaacagcaacaacaagaACAACACGAAACCAATAACGATAAAGACCCTTACGAAAATTTCGATTACCAACAACCCTATCAAAATACCGAGCTAACCCAAAGTTCGACTCCGATATCGCTCGAAAGCGACATCTTAGTTAATTATCAAGGTTCCAAGTTGCCCATTAATCCAAACGCTGAGTACATTGATTCTCCCTCATCGACTCAAAAGCTTCGCGAGAAAGAAGACGAAAGTTACCCAATTGGTGACCAATCGTCTCAAAAACCTAAATCAATCTCTTTACATAACGATATCCTAGTCAACTACCAAAATAAAGAGCAGCTTACCATTAATCCGGAAGCTGAATATATAGACACCAACGACAACGAAAAAACTACCTCGAACAATGCcgccgctgctgctgctgccGGTGCTACCAACACCAATAACGCTGTCTCGTACAAATACCCCGCAGTGGAGCACGGTCACTTTTATTTTCTCACGCCTCAAGAAACGCATTTAACACAACTCGAAAACGAAAGTTATAATTTTCAGTCGGACGTTGAAAAACCTGGCGgctatttcaaaagaaaaccgCGAAAAGATCAAAGTATCGAAAATACAACCGTCAAGAGCCggtaa